ACTTGCTTCTGCTTTGCAGAAAATTGAAGTGGAAGGCGTTAAAGTTAAAATCATTCACACAGGCGTTGGAGCGATTACTGAGTATGATATTATGCTTGCATCTGCTTCAAACGGAATTGTAATTGGGTTTAATGTGCGTCCTGATGCTAATGCTAAGAGAGCGGCAGATGCTGAGAAAGTCGATATTCGCCTGCACCGCATCATCTATAAAGTAATTGAGGAAATTGAATCCGCAATGAAAGGAATGCTTGATCCTGAATTCGAGGAAAAAATTATCGGTCAGGTTGAAGTGCGCCAAACATTCAAAGTTTCCAAAATCGGTACAATTGCCGGCGGTTATGTAACCGACGGAAAAATCACCCGTGACAGCGGCATGCGCCTGATACGCGAAGGCATTGTCATTTTTGAAGGTACAGTAGATGTGCTGAAACGCTTTAAAGATGATGTGAAGGAAGTTGCTCAAGGCTATGAGTGCGGAATTACCATTAAAGGCTATAATGACATCAAAGAAGGCGACGTGATTGAAGCCTACGTCATGCAGGAAATCGAGCGCAAGTGATCGGATTTGTCCACTGTGAATGGATGATTCATGACTCCTTTTCCCTTAAGGACAAACGGTCTGTAATGAAACGCATTTTAACCCGGGTTAAGCAGCAATATAATGTTGCCGTTTCCGAGTTGGATTATCAGGATTCCTGGCAAAGAGCCAAAATCGGCATTGTAGCCATTTCTTCTGATAAAACCCATACGGAAAAGGAGCTGAACAGGGTTCTTGCCTTTATCGACTCCTTTCCGGAAATAGAAAGAACCTTAACCGTGTATGAATGGTTATAAGGATGGAGTGATTATATGAGTATCAGATCAACCCGTGTCGGTGAGCAAATGAAAAAAGAATTGAGCGACATCATCGGCCGTAAAATAAAAGATCCAAGAATCGGGTTTGTTACCGTAACAGACGTCCGGGTAACCGGGGATCTGCAAATAGCTAAAGTTTATATCTCTGTTTTAGGTGATGAAGAACAGCGTGAAAATACGCTGAAAGGCCTGGCGACGGCTAAGGGCTTTATCCGGTCTGAAATCGGACAGCGGATCCGCTTAAGAAAAACACCTGAAATTCAGTTTGAGT
The Metabacillus sp. FJAT-52054 genome window above contains:
- the rbfA gene encoding 30S ribosome-binding factor RbfA: MSIRSTRVGEQMKKELSDIIGRKIKDPRIGFVTVTDVRVTGDLQIAKVYISVLGDEEQRENTLKGLATAKGFIRSEIGQRIRLRKTPEIQFEFDESIDYGNRIETLIHEINHSDKED
- a CDS encoding DUF503 family protein, which produces MIGFVHCEWMIHDSFSLKDKRSVMKRILTRVKQQYNVAVSELDYQDSWQRAKIGIVAISSDKTHTEKELNRVLAFIDSFPEIERTLTVYEWL